In a single window of the Nocardiopsis composta genome:
- a CDS encoding bifunctional 2-methylcitrate synthase/citrate synthase, whose product MADTAIHKGLAGVVADTTAISTVDAATDSLTYRGYPVQDLAETRTFEEVAHLIWTGDLPDREQLTAFTARERAGRALDRSTLDLLRRVPESAHPMDVLRTAISYLGADDPAEDRGADLATAERLMARLPSVVAADRRRRHGLDPIPPDPSLGFAENFFHMCFGEVPGPGVVRCFEASLVLYAEHGFNASTFAARVVTSTRSDAYSAVTAAIGALKGPLHGGANEAVMHMLNEIGTADRAEEWVDRALAGKRRIMGFGHRVYRNGDSRVPTMHRALVRMAEARGAGDLMELYAAVERAMADRKGLHPNLDYPAGPAYHLMGFDVPMFTPIFVMSRITGWTAHILEQQAANALIRPLSAYSGPPHRAVPAQRSQVSAVANR is encoded by the coding sequence ATGGCCGACACCGCGATCCACAAGGGCCTCGCCGGGGTGGTCGCCGACACGACCGCGATCTCCACGGTCGACGCCGCCACCGACTCGCTCACCTACCGCGGCTACCCGGTGCAGGACCTCGCCGAGACCCGCACCTTCGAGGAGGTCGCCCACCTCATCTGGACCGGCGACCTGCCCGACCGCGAGCAGCTCACCGCGTTCACCGCCCGCGAGCGGGCCGGGCGCGCCCTGGACCGCAGCACCCTGGACCTGCTCCGCCGCGTCCCCGAATCGGCCCACCCGATGGACGTGCTGCGCACCGCCATCAGCTACCTCGGCGCCGACGACCCGGCCGAGGACCGCGGCGCCGACCTGGCCACCGCCGAGCGGCTGATGGCCCGGCTGCCCTCGGTCGTCGCCGCCGACCGCAGGCGCCGGCACGGCCTCGACCCGATCCCGCCCGACCCGTCCCTGGGCTTCGCGGAGAACTTCTTCCACATGTGCTTCGGCGAGGTCCCCGGCCCCGGCGTGGTCCGCTGCTTCGAAGCCTCCCTGGTGCTCTACGCCGAGCACGGCTTCAACGCCTCCACGTTCGCCGCCCGCGTCGTCACCTCGACCCGCTCCGACGCCTACAGCGCGGTCACCGCGGCCATCGGCGCGCTCAAGGGCCCGCTGCACGGCGGCGCCAACGAGGCGGTCATGCACATGCTGAACGAGATCGGCACCGCCGACCGGGCCGAGGAGTGGGTGGACCGCGCCCTCGCCGGGAAGCGGCGCATCATGGGCTTCGGGCACCGCGTCTACAGGAACGGCGACTCCCGGGTCCCCACCATGCACCGCGCCCTGGTCCGGATGGCCGAAGCGCGCGGCGCCGGCGACCTGATGGAGCTGTACGCGGCGGTGGAGCGGGCGATGGCCGACCGCAAGGGCCTCCACCCCAACCTCGACTACCCGGCCGGCCCCGCCTACCACCTGATGGGGTTCGACGTGCCGATGTTCACCCCGATCTTCGTGATGTCCCGGATCACCGGGTGGACCGCGCACATCCTGGAGCAGCAGGCCGCCAACGCGCTCATCCGGCCGCTGAGCGCCTACAGCGGCCCGCCGCACCGGGCGGTCCCCGCTCAGCGCAGCCAGGTCTCCGCGGTCGCGAACAGGTAG
- a CDS encoding FkbM family methyltransferase produces MRVCNAALGLASGAARLALPFRFGLPVHGWAHLRMRQERPGRAVSFMTERELEAEVRTVDEVCAEHGVERVHFMKLDVEGFESAVLEGAEEVLERDRPALMLENEDRHLDKYGTTSAEVAAALRARGCAMYAWRGRGWARGAAVTGARRNYLFATAETWLR; encoded by the coding sequence GTGCGGGTCTGCAACGCCGCGCTGGGGCTGGCCTCCGGTGCGGCGCGGCTGGCGCTGCCGTTCCGGTTCGGGCTGCCCGTCCACGGGTGGGCGCACCTGCGGATGCGGCAGGAGCGGCCCGGCCGTGCGGTGTCCTTCATGACCGAGCGGGAGCTGGAGGCGGAGGTGCGCACGGTCGACGAGGTCTGCGCCGAGCACGGTGTCGAGCGGGTGCACTTCATGAAGCTGGACGTGGAGGGGTTCGAGTCGGCGGTGCTGGAGGGCGCGGAGGAGGTCCTGGAGCGGGACCGCCCCGCGCTGATGCTGGAGAACGAGGACCGGCACCTGGACAAGTACGGCACCACCTCGGCGGAGGTCGCCGCCGCCCTCCGCGCCCGCGGCTGCGCCATGTACGCCTGGCGGGGCCGCGGTTGGGCGCGGGGGGCGGCGGTGACCGGGGCGCGGCGCAACTACCTGTTCGCGACCGCGGAGACCTGGCTGCGCTGA
- the pcrA gene encoding DNA helicase PcrA translates to MSSAESLLEGLNAPQREAVTHSGSPLLIVAGAGSGKTRVLTHRIAHLLAERGVRPGEVLAITFTNKAAAEMKERIEGLLGSRVANTMWVMTFHSACVRILRREATRLGYPSSFTIYDSADAKRLMQLVCKELDLDPKRFPPKSFSAQVSNLKNELVDYDTYADQAQTEQEKRLAEAYALYQRRLHEAGAMDFDDLIMVTVNLLQMFPDVAEHYRRRFRHLLVDEYQDTNHAQYALIRELVGDAGAEGAAPAAAPPPELCVVGDADQSIYAFRGASIRNILEFERDYPQARTILLEQNYRSTQTILNAANAVIERNDGRREKNLWSDQGAGPKITGYVADNEHDEAAFVVGEIDRLTDEGIAKPSEVAVFYRTNAQSRVFEDVFIRTGLPYKIVGGLRFYERKEIRDILAYLRVLANPEDTVSLRRILNVPKRGIGDRAEETVELFAARERTSFARALARADEAPGLATRSLKAIREFNALLDELRGLVDTGSPAEVVEAVLQRTGYLSELTESKDIQDESRVENLEEFVDVAREFENTFTGPLYPEEAEEGAEEDAEPGDPTLVDFLEQISLVADTDQIPDADEGGGVVTLMTLHAAKGLEFPVVFLTGLEDGVFPHMRTLGDKRELEEERRLAYVGITRAQERLYVSRAAVRSAWGSPSYNPPSRFLDEVPGELVDWRRAESSMASLSSPRPRREPPSRRPAKDVPLLSPGDKVTHDSFGMGTVMLVDGAGDKTKARIDFGADIGEKDFLVKFAPIEKL, encoded by the coding sequence GTGTCCTCTGCAGAGTCGCTCCTCGAAGGCCTGAACGCCCCCCAGCGGGAAGCCGTGACGCACTCCGGCTCCCCGCTGCTCATCGTGGCGGGGGCGGGATCGGGCAAGACCCGGGTCCTCACCCACCGCATCGCCCACCTGCTCGCCGAACGCGGCGTGCGGCCCGGCGAGGTCCTCGCGATCACCTTCACCAACAAGGCCGCCGCCGAGATGAAGGAGCGCATCGAGGGCCTGCTCGGCTCCCGGGTCGCCAACACCATGTGGGTGATGACCTTCCACTCGGCGTGCGTGCGGATCCTCCGCCGCGAGGCCACCCGGCTGGGCTACCCGAGCAGCTTCACCATCTACGACTCCGCCGACGCCAAGCGGCTGATGCAGCTGGTCTGCAAGGAGCTCGACCTCGACCCCAAGCGCTTCCCGCCCAAGTCGTTCTCGGCCCAGGTCTCCAACCTCAAGAACGAGCTGGTCGACTACGACACCTACGCCGACCAGGCGCAGACCGAGCAGGAGAAGCGGCTCGCCGAGGCCTACGCCCTGTACCAGCGGCGGCTGCACGAGGCCGGCGCGATGGACTTCGACGACCTCATCATGGTCACCGTCAACCTGCTGCAGATGTTCCCCGACGTCGCCGAGCACTACCGGCGCCGGTTCCGGCACCTGCTGGTCGACGAGTACCAGGACACCAACCACGCCCAGTATGCGCTGATCCGCGAACTCGTCGGGGACGCCGGCGCGGAGGGCGCCGCGCCCGCGGCCGCCCCGCCGCCCGAGCTGTGCGTGGTGGGCGACGCCGACCAGTCCATCTACGCGTTCCGCGGCGCCAGCATCCGCAACATCCTGGAGTTCGAGCGGGACTACCCGCAGGCCCGCACCATCCTGCTGGAGCAGAACTACCGCTCCACCCAGACCATCCTGAACGCCGCGAACGCGGTGATCGAGCGGAACGACGGCCGCCGGGAGAAGAACCTCTGGTCCGACCAGGGCGCCGGCCCCAAGATCACCGGCTACGTGGCCGACAACGAGCACGACGAGGCGGCGTTCGTCGTCGGCGAGATCGACCGGCTGACCGACGAGGGCATCGCCAAGCCCTCCGAGGTCGCCGTCTTCTACCGGACCAACGCGCAGTCCCGGGTCTTCGAGGACGTCTTCATCCGCACCGGCCTGCCCTACAAGATCGTCGGCGGGCTCCGCTTCTACGAGCGCAAGGAGATCCGCGACATCCTGGCCTACCTGCGGGTGCTGGCCAACCCCGAGGACACGGTCAGCCTGCGCCGCATCCTCAACGTGCCCAAGCGCGGCATCGGCGACCGCGCCGAGGAGACCGTCGAGCTGTTCGCGGCCCGGGAGCGCACCTCCTTCGCCCGCGCGCTGGCCCGCGCGGACGAGGCCCCCGGCCTGGCCACCCGGTCGCTGAAGGCGATCCGCGAGTTCAACGCGCTGCTGGACGAGCTCCGCGGACTGGTGGACACCGGCTCCCCGGCGGAGGTGGTGGAGGCGGTGCTGCAGCGCACCGGCTACCTCTCCGAGCTCACCGAGTCCAAGGACATCCAGGACGAGAGCCGGGTGGAGAACCTGGAGGAGTTCGTCGACGTCGCCCGCGAGTTCGAGAACACCTTCACCGGCCCGCTCTACCCGGAGGAGGCCGAGGAGGGGGCGGAGGAGGACGCCGAGCCCGGCGATCCGACCCTGGTCGACTTCCTGGAGCAGATCTCCCTGGTCGCCGACACCGACCAGATCCCGGACGCGGACGAGGGCGGCGGCGTCGTCACCCTGATGACCCTGCACGCCGCCAAGGGGCTGGAATTCCCGGTCGTCTTCCTCACCGGCCTGGAGGACGGCGTCTTCCCGCACATGCGGACCCTCGGCGACAAGCGCGAGCTGGAGGAGGAGCGCCGGCTCGCCTACGTCGGCATCACCCGGGCGCAGGAGCGGCTGTACGTGAGCCGGGCCGCGGTGCGCAGCGCCTGGGGCTCCCCGTCGTACAACCCGCCGTCGCGCTTCCTGGACGAGGTGCCGGGCGAGCTCGTCGACTGGCGCCGGGCGGAGTCCTCGATGGCGAGCCTGTCCTCCCCGCGCCCGCGCCGCGAGCCGCCGTCCCGCCGACCGGCCAAGGACGTCCCGCTGCTCAGCCCGGGCGACAAGGTCACCCACGACTCCTTCGGCATGGGCACGGTGATGCTGGTCGACGGCGCCGGCGACAAGACCAAGGCGCGCATCGACTTCGGCGCGGACATCGGGGAGAAGGACTTCCTGGTCAAGTTCGCCCCGATCGAGAAGCTCTGA
- a CDS encoding helix-turn-helix domain-containing protein, producing the protein MAGTEKSVMGVMMAAGRAWTLERSDRRLVFASGDEMTVFAEDGAFRVARHREPAWKVVLGVGGPVEAVLGGGRRVGGAGLAVPPETEHVCAAAGSYTAFFVDPWLLRPAPGPVPLGAGEVRRLLAALGSPVGGGSDTSAAFAELTRVTGAGAALDPRVEYAVRASMRDGDGAARIGTIAAEAGLSPVRLRALVGRSVGVPLVRLRSWARLRAAIGRLGDGTVADAAAAAGFADQAHFTRTAGGLLGRPPGSLHAETVRTARTRTPGRPPTGPRPSIWRCGSGPTSS; encoded by the coding sequence ATGGCGGGAACGGAGAAGTCGGTCATGGGGGTGATGATGGCGGCCGGTCGGGCCTGGACGCTTGAACGGAGCGATCGTCGGCTGGTCTTCGCCTCGGGGGACGAGATGACCGTCTTCGCGGAGGACGGCGCCTTCCGGGTCGCTCGGCATCGGGAACCCGCGTGGAAGGTGGTCCTGGGGGTCGGCGGGCCTGTCGAGGCCGTGCTCGGTGGAGGCAGGAGGGTCGGTGGTGCCGGGCTGGCCGTACCGCCGGAGACCGAGCACGTGTGTGCGGCGGCGGGGTCTTACACCGCGTTCTTCGTCGACCCCTGGCTGCTGCGGCCGGCGCCGGGACCGGTGCCGCTCGGCGCGGGCGAGGTGCGCCGGCTGCTCGCGGCGCTGGGATCGCCGGTCGGCGGCGGTTCGGACACGTCCGCGGCGTTCGCGGAGCTCACCCGGGTGACCGGGGCCGGGGCGGCGCTCGATCCGCGGGTGGAGTACGCGGTCCGGGCGAGCATGCGGGACGGAGACGGTGCCGCACGGATCGGGACGATCGCCGCGGAGGCGGGGCTGTCCCCGGTTCGGCTGCGGGCGCTGGTCGGGAGGTCGGTCGGGGTGCCGCTGGTGCGGCTGCGCAGCTGGGCCCGGCTGCGGGCGGCGATCGGCCGGCTCGGCGACGGTACCGTCGCCGACGCGGCGGCCGCGGCGGGCTTCGCGGACCAGGCGCACTTCACCCGGACGGCGGGCGGCCTGCTGGGCCGGCCCCCGGGGTCGCTGCATGCGGAGACGGTGCGCACGGCGCGCACGAGGACGCCGGGCAGGCCGCCGACGGGGCCCAGGCCGTCGATCTGGCGCTGCGGGAGCGGCCCGACGTCGTCCTGA
- the prpB gene encoding methylisocitrate lyase, giving the protein MRYATTTPNERRRALRAGLASGRLLRVPGAFNPLTAVLIEELGFDGVYVSGAVLSADLALPDIGLTTLTEVADRGGRIARSTDLPALIDADTGFGEPLNAARTVQTLEDAGLAGCHLEDQVNPKRCGHLDGKAVTGTDEMVRRIRAAVRARRDPDFVICARTDARAVEGLDAAIERARAYVDAGADMVFPEAMRDASEFEAFRKAVDVPLLANMTEFGKSELLTAERLESIGMNMVIYPVTALRLAMGAVEAGLAELRGAGTQAGLVERMQTRSRLYELLDYDAYTAFDSDVHDFAPPAADRPGGAPNASERKG; this is encoded by the coding sequence ATGCGGTACGCCACCACCACGCCGAACGAACGCCGCCGCGCCCTGCGCGCCGGCCTCGCCTCCGGCCGGCTGCTGCGCGTCCCCGGCGCCTTCAACCCGCTGACCGCGGTGCTCATCGAGGAGCTCGGCTTCGACGGGGTCTACGTCTCCGGCGCGGTGCTCTCCGCCGACCTCGCCCTGCCCGACATCGGGCTGACCACGCTCACCGAGGTCGCCGACCGCGGTGGCCGGATCGCCCGCAGCACCGACCTGCCCGCGCTGATCGACGCCGACACCGGCTTCGGCGAACCGCTCAACGCCGCCCGCACCGTGCAGACCCTGGAGGACGCCGGCCTGGCCGGCTGCCACCTGGAAGACCAGGTCAACCCCAAGCGCTGCGGCCACCTCGACGGCAAGGCCGTCACCGGCACCGACGAGATGGTCCGCCGGATCCGCGCCGCGGTGCGGGCCCGCCGCGACCCCGACTTCGTCATCTGCGCCCGCACCGACGCCCGCGCCGTCGAGGGCCTGGACGCCGCGATCGAACGCGCCCGCGCCTACGTCGACGCCGGCGCCGACATGGTCTTCCCCGAGGCCATGCGGGACGCCTCCGAGTTCGAGGCGTTCCGCAAGGCCGTGGACGTCCCGCTGCTGGCCAACATGACCGAGTTCGGCAAGAGCGAGCTGCTCACCGCCGAGCGGCTGGAGTCCATCGGGATGAACATGGTGATCTACCCGGTCACCGCGCTGCGGCTGGCCATGGGCGCGGTCGAGGCCGGCCTGGCCGAACTGCGCGGCGCAGGCACCCAGGCCGGGCTGGTCGAGCGGATGCAGACCCGCTCCCGCCTCTACGAACTCCTCGACTACGACGCCTACACCGCCTTCGACTCCGACGTGCACGACTTCGCACCGCCCGCCGCGGACCGGCCCGGCGGCGCACCGAACGCATCCGAACGGAAGGGGTGA
- a CDS encoding nucleoside hydrolase, whose protein sequence is MRVFIDCDPGIDDALALAYLTADPDVELVGVGTVFGNNSVDVTTDNALRLLELYGRPEVPVARGAERPLVQEPSLAESVHGANGLGDVELPAPAGSPVAESAAELLVRLARENPGEIDLLAVGPLTNVALALALEPRLPSLLGKVVVMGGAVQEPGNVTPWAEANTSNDPEAAERVFAAGFDLDLVALDVTMKTVAPGEWLDELKTLPGERAGKTAAFLDFYYGWYSSVFGVRQSAMHDPLAAGILLDRSLVTRSVDRPIMVELKGEYTRGLTIADLRPFSSAEGAERPPATLVQEVDGDAFLKRMMDALR, encoded by the coding sequence GTGCGCGTCTTCATCGACTGCGACCCCGGGATCGACGACGCCTTGGCGCTCGCCTACCTCACCGCCGACCCCGACGTCGAGCTGGTCGGCGTCGGCACGGTGTTCGGCAACAACAGCGTCGACGTCACCACCGACAACGCGCTCCGGCTGCTGGAGCTGTACGGCCGGCCGGAGGTGCCGGTCGCGCGCGGCGCCGAGCGGCCGCTGGTGCAGGAGCCCAGCCTGGCCGAGTCGGTGCACGGCGCCAACGGCCTGGGCGACGTCGAGCTGCCCGCCCCGGCCGGCTCCCCGGTCGCCGAGTCCGCCGCCGAGCTGCTGGTCCGGCTGGCCCGGGAGAACCCGGGCGAGATCGACCTGCTCGCGGTCGGCCCGCTGACCAACGTCGCACTGGCGCTGGCCCTGGAGCCGCGGCTGCCGTCACTGCTCGGCAAGGTCGTGGTGATGGGCGGCGCGGTGCAGGAGCCGGGCAACGTGACGCCGTGGGCCGAGGCGAACACCTCCAACGACCCGGAGGCCGCGGAGCGGGTGTTCGCCGCCGGGTTCGACCTGGACTTGGTGGCGCTGGACGTCACCATGAAGACGGTGGCGCCCGGGGAGTGGCTGGACGAGCTGAAGACCCTGCCGGGTGAGCGCGCCGGGAAGACCGCGGCGTTCCTGGACTTCTACTACGGCTGGTACAGCAGCGTCTTCGGGGTGCGGCAGAGCGCCATGCACGACCCGCTGGCCGCCGGGATCCTGCTGGACCGGTCGCTGGTCACCCGGTCGGTGGACCGCCCGATCATGGTCGAGCTCAAGGGCGAGTACACCCGCGGCCTGACCATCGCCGACCTGCGGCCGTTCTCTTCGGCCGAGGGGGCGGAGCGGCCGCCGGCCACCCTGGTGCAGGAGGTCGACGGCGACGCGTTCCTCAAGCGGATGATGGACGCGCTGCGCTAG
- a CDS encoding MmgE/PrpD family protein, with the protein MQAHRVRAHKSSEPLEPPAQLAHRIAEVAADPAPVDAETTEMIGNRIIDNAAVAAAALRRRPVRSARAQALRHPCAPGAAVIGAPAATRVSPEWAAWANGVAVRELDFHDTFLAADYSHPGDNIPPVLAVAQHAGLGGRELVRGIATGYEIQVALVKGICLHEHKIDHIAHLGPSAAAGIGALLDLPVSVVYQAVQQALHVTTTTRQSRKGEISSWKAYAPAFAGKMAVEAVDRAMRGEGAPSPAYEGEDGFIARLLGGFGASYTVELPAPGEPKRAVLQTYTKEHSAEYQSQALIDLARRMRPRVGDTSRIRSVTIRTSHHTHHVIGTGAGDPQKTDPRAGRETLDHSIMYIFAVALQDGAWHHERSYAPERARRPDTVELWRRITTVEDPAWTERYHAADPEKKAFGGHVAIELDDGSVITDELAVADAHPLGERPFTRPDYVAKFRTLADGVVPRPDQDAFLDLVERLPGLSPEEVRRLTLTEDPGTAPGDLPVSKGLF; encoded by the coding sequence ATGCAGGCACACCGGGTCCGCGCCCACAAGAGCTCCGAGCCGCTGGAACCGCCCGCCCAGCTCGCCCACCGGATCGCCGAGGTCGCCGCCGACCCCGCCCCGGTCGACGCCGAGACCACCGAGATGATCGGCAACCGGATCATCGACAACGCGGCCGTGGCCGCCGCCGCGCTCCGCCGCCGCCCGGTGCGCAGCGCCCGCGCCCAGGCACTCCGCCACCCCTGCGCCCCCGGCGCCGCCGTCATCGGCGCCCCCGCCGCCACCCGGGTCTCCCCCGAGTGGGCCGCCTGGGCCAACGGCGTCGCCGTCCGCGAACTCGACTTCCACGACACCTTCCTCGCCGCGGACTACTCCCACCCCGGCGACAACATCCCGCCGGTGCTCGCCGTCGCCCAGCATGCCGGCCTGGGCGGCCGCGAACTGGTCCGCGGCATCGCCACCGGCTACGAGATCCAGGTGGCCCTGGTCAAGGGCATCTGCCTGCACGAGCACAAGATCGACCACATCGCCCACCTCGGCCCGTCCGCCGCGGCCGGCATCGGCGCCCTGCTCGACCTGCCCGTCTCCGTCGTCTACCAGGCGGTGCAGCAGGCCCTGCACGTCACCACCACCACCCGGCAGTCCCGCAAGGGCGAGATCTCCAGCTGGAAGGCGTACGCCCCCGCGTTCGCCGGGAAGATGGCCGTGGAGGCCGTCGACCGGGCGATGCGCGGCGAAGGCGCCCCCTCCCCCGCCTACGAGGGCGAGGACGGCTTCATCGCCCGCCTCCTCGGCGGCTTCGGCGCCTCCTACACCGTCGAACTCCCAGCCCCCGGCGAACCCAAGCGCGCCGTCCTGCAGACCTACACCAAGGAGCACTCCGCCGAATACCAGAGCCAGGCCCTCATCGACCTGGCCCGGCGGATGCGCCCCCGGGTCGGCGACACCTCCCGGATCCGCTCGGTGACCATCCGCACCAGCCACCACACCCACCACGTGATCGGCACCGGCGCCGGCGACCCGCAGAAGACCGACCCCCGGGCCGGCCGGGAGACCCTCGACCACTCGATCATGTACATCTTCGCGGTGGCCCTGCAGGACGGCGCCTGGCACCACGAGCGCTCCTACGCCCCCGAGCGGGCCCGCCGCCCCGACACCGTCGAACTGTGGCGCAGGATCACCACCGTGGAGGACCCCGCCTGGACCGAGCGCTACCATGCCGCCGACCCGGAGAAGAAGGCGTTCGGCGGGCACGTCGCCATCGAACTGGACGACGGCTCGGTCATCACCGACGAACTCGCGGTGGCCGACGCCCACCCCCTGGGCGAGCGCCCCTTCACCCGCCCCGACTACGTCGCCAAGTTCCGCACCCTGGCCGACGGCGTGGTCCCCCGCCCCGACCAGGACGCCTTCCTCGACCTGGTGGAGCGGCTGCCCGGCCTCTCCCCCGAGGAGGTCCGCCGGCTCACCCTCACCGAGGACCCCGGCACCGCCCCGGGCGACCTGCCCGTCTCGAAAGGACTGTTCTGA
- a CDS encoding response regulator translates to MGDGKSTFAEGAAVPRVVIVDDHRLFRSGVRGELGDAVEVVGEAGDVDAAVRVITEHHPDLVLLDVHLPGGGGVEVLRRVLAKHPDIRFLALSVSDAAEDVIGVVRGGARGYVTKTISGKELADAIVRVADGDAVFSPRLAGFVLDAFSATDAPPMDPELDRLTQREREVLRLIARGYAYKEVAKELFISVKTVETHVSSVLRKLQLSNRHELSRWATARKLV, encoded by the coding sequence GTGGGAGACGGTAAGAGCACCTTCGCCGAGGGCGCGGCGGTTCCCCGCGTCGTGATCGTGGACGACCACCGGCTGTTCCGCAGCGGCGTCCGCGGCGAGCTGGGCGACGCGGTCGAGGTGGTGGGCGAGGCCGGCGACGTCGACGCCGCGGTCCGGGTCATCACCGAGCACCACCCCGACCTGGTCCTGCTCGACGTGCACCTGCCCGGCGGCGGCGGGGTGGAGGTGCTCCGCCGGGTCCTGGCCAAGCACCCCGACATCCGCTTCCTCGCGCTGTCGGTCTCCGACGCCGCCGAGGACGTCATCGGGGTGGTGCGCGGCGGCGCCCGCGGCTACGTCACCAAGACCATCTCCGGCAAGGAGCTCGCCGACGCCATCGTCCGGGTGGCCGACGGCGACGCGGTGTTCTCCCCGCGCCTGGCCGGCTTCGTGCTGGACGCGTTCTCCGCCACCGACGCCCCGCCGATGGACCCCGAGCTGGACCGGCTGACCCAGCGCGAGCGCGAGGTGCTCCGGCTGATCGCCCGCGGCTACGCCTACAAGGAGGTCGCCAAGGAGCTGTTCATCTCGGTGAAGACCGTGGAGACGCACGTCTCCTCGGTGCTGCGCAAGCTCCAGCTCTCCAACCGGCACGAACTCAGCCGCTGGGCCACCGCCCGCAAACTCGTCTGA
- a CDS encoding response regulator transcription factor, whose protein sequence is MALRERPDVVLMDGRMPVMDGLEATRRVLDPARDRGHRPRVLVLTTFDIDDYVYDALRGGAGGFLLKDAPPDDLIAAVRVVAAGDALPAPPVTRRLIEEFAARRPAVSEAEALRLSGLTLRETDVLRGIAAGLANAEIAAEPGIAEEAVKSHVGRLFGKLGLRDRAQAVVFAYEGGLVVPGRR, encoded by the coding sequence CTGGCGCTGCGGGAGCGGCCCGACGTCGTCCTGATGGACGGGCGGATGCCGGTGATGGACGGGCTGGAGGCCACCCGCCGGGTCCTCGATCCGGCGCGGGACCGCGGGCACCGGCCGAGGGTGCTGGTGCTGACCACGTTCGACATCGACGACTACGTCTACGACGCGCTGCGCGGCGGCGCCGGCGGGTTCCTGCTCAAGGACGCCCCGCCGGACGACCTGATCGCCGCGGTCCGGGTGGTCGCCGCGGGCGACGCGCTGCCCGCGCCGCCGGTGACCCGGCGGCTGATCGAGGAGTTCGCGGCCCGCCGGCCGGCGGTGTCGGAGGCGGAGGCGCTGCGGTTGAGCGGGCTGACCCTGCGCGAGACCGACGTGCTGCGCGGTATCGCGGCAGGGCTGGCCAACGCGGAGATCGCCGCGGAGCCGGGCATCGCCGAGGAGGCGGTCAAGTCGCACGTGGGGCGGCTGTTCGGAAAGCTCGGCCTGCGCGACCGGGCGCAGGCGGTGGTGTTCGCCTACGAGGGCGGCCTGGTGGTCCCGGGACGGCGCTAG